The sequence CTAGAGATCTGGAACCTGGTATTCATGCAATACTATCGTGATGAAACCGGTACACTGACTCCGCTTCCGAAACCTAGTATTGATACAGGTATGGGACTGGAGAGAGTGGTTGCCATCAAAGAGGGTAAACTCAACAACTACCACTCTTCACTCTTCATGCCTTTCTTGGAAAAGATCGGTGAACTTGTAGGGGCACCTTATGAGTTCGAAGCACCTAACTCTGCTTCTTACCGTGTAATCGCCGACCATTTACGTTCTTGTTCATTCCTGCTTGCTCAGGGGGTGAACTTTGACAAAGAGGGCCGGGGGTATGTACTTCGCCGTATCATGCGCCGTGCTATCCGTCACGGGTACCTGCTTGGATTACGTGAACCGTTCATGTATAAACTGGTAGATACTTTGATCGAGCAGATGGGTGAGCAGTATGAGTATCTGCCGGATAGAGCTGAAGCGATCAAAACAGCTATGAAGATGGAAGAGGAGCGTTTCTTTGATACGATCGAAGCAGGGATTAAACTCTTCAATGAAGAGTTGAAAAACACTTCCGATGTCTTTAACGGTGAAGTAGCCTTTAAACTCTATGATACCTATGGTTTCCCGCTTGACCTCACAGAAGATATGCTTCGTGAGAAAAATATCAAGCTTGATATAGAGGCATTCGATACAAAGATGGAAGCACAAAAGGCACAATCAAAAGCCAACTGGAAAGGTACAGGTGATGCTGCAGAGACAGGTGACTTCAAGGCACTGAAAGAGGCGTTTGATGTCAATACGTTTGTCGGTTATGAAAGCACGACTGCAAAAGCAAAAGTATTGGCTCTGCTGGATGAAGAGTTTACTCAGGTAGAGAGTATTGACGGGAAAGGTTGGGTCCTGCTTGACAAAACACCGTTTTATGCGGAGTCAGGTGGACAGACAGGCGATAGCGGAACACTCAACAGCGATGTAAAAGTCCTCGATACAAGAAAGTTCCTCGAGATGAACCTTTCTGAAGTGAAAGGTAAGTTGCGTGTGGGTGATGAGGTAGAGGCTGTGGTAGATAACAGCCGTGCCGAGATAGAAAAACACCACTCTGCAACGCACTTGCTTCATGCAGCACTCAGGGCGGTTCTGGGAGACCATATCGCTCAGGCGGGTTCACTCAATGATGACAAGAGATTGCGTTTTGACTTCTCTCATCCTCAAGCAATGACGGCTGAAGAGATCGCCAAAGTGGAAGCATGGGTGAACGATAAGATCTCCAGAGCCATCCCGGGGAAAACAGAAGTGATGTCTATAGAAGCAGCGAAGAACTCCGGTGCGATGGCACTCTTTGGTGAA is a genomic window of Sulfurovum sp. XGS-02 containing:
- the alaS gene encoding alanine--tRNA ligase, whose protein sequence is MDIRKEFLDFFQSKGHQLIPSSPLVPDDPTLMFTNAGMVQFKNIFTGEAPIPEIPRATSSQTCLRAGGKHNDLDNVGYTARHHTLFEMLGNFSFADYFKKEAIAYAWEFVTSEKYLNLPVEKLWVTVHTSDDEAEELWKEHIAADRILRFGDADNFWQMGDTGPCGPSSEIFYDQGEENFNGPEDKMGGEGDRFLEIWNLVFMQYYRDETGTLTPLPKPSIDTGMGLERVVAIKEGKLNNYHSSLFMPFLEKIGELVGAPYEFEAPNSASYRVIADHLRSCSFLLAQGVNFDKEGRGYVLRRIMRRAIRHGYLLGLREPFMYKLVDTLIEQMGEQYEYLPDRAEAIKTAMKMEEERFFDTIEAGIKLFNEELKNTSDVFNGEVAFKLYDTYGFPLDLTEDMLREKNIKLDIEAFDTKMEAQKAQSKANWKGTGDAAETGDFKALKEAFDVNTFVGYESTTAKAKVLALLDEEFTQVESIDGKGWVLLDKTPFYAESGGQTGDSGTLNSDVKVLDTRKFLEMNLSEVKGKLRVGDEVEAVVDNSRAEIEKHHSATHLLHAALRAVLGDHIAQAGSLNDDKRLRFDFSHPQAMTAEEIAKVEAWVNDKISRAIPGKTEVMSIEAAKNSGAMALFGEKYGDEVRVVSFAGDSIELCGGTHVGNAAQIGLFMITKESGVSAGVRRIEAVCGNAAREMVNALRDELTEIKTELKNQNPIAGIAKLKEQVKTLKGELASAMSSSQKELSPVEVNGVNVIVEEVENGDIKTMIDEIKNKYENIAVMLFMKKGDKVMLAAGSKNTPIKAGDWIKSIAPIVGGGGGGRPDFAQAGGKDPSKVTTALEEAKVYLSEVLEGGN